Proteins encoded by one window of Pseudomonas tructae:
- a CDS encoding TolC family outer membrane protein — MRLSILAPRHCLLLCAVVVAQALAASTVLAGTSGERAQLLAVYRQAQLHDAELRAARADYAARQEAVPQARANLLPALSSSATFESSHLSRDEPELARTRSQTTLQANLKQPLVNLAFWYDLAAAHASVAQAALELSDKEQALVLKTAEAYFETLRATDEQAASQAEEIALKQQLDQAQARLKSGLSSITDVLDAQSAHDNAQANSKLAERKVEDAFELLTRLTNARYLSIEGIQHQMPVAAPVPADAQSWVDAAARQNLALLASNFAVQAAQERISQQRAGHAPTLDAVASYRRGDNDSFGYSNPSDFGRDGYRSPVAQGSIGLEVTLPLYSGGRVSSRVRESYDRLVESEEVREGRRREVVFNTRNFYRAVNSDIEQISARRQTILSSQGSLRASKAGADLGTRNTVDVLNAQRQLYRSVRDYNNARYDYILNTLRLQQVAGTLSERDLILLSGYLKTDYQPSRDFLPPELRAREHSG; from the coding sequence TTGCGCTTGAGCATCCTTGCCCCACGGCACTGCCTGTTGCTCTGCGCTGTCGTGGTTGCCCAGGCGCTGGCTGCCTCGACGGTGCTGGCTGGCACCTCGGGCGAACGCGCCCAATTGCTTGCCGTCTATCGCCAGGCTCAACTGCACGATGCCGAATTGCGCGCTGCCCGTGCTGACTACGCCGCCCGTCAGGAGGCGGTGCCCCAGGCCCGGGCCAACCTGCTGCCGGCCCTTAGCTCCAGCGCGACCTTCGAGTCCAGTCACTTGTCCCGGGATGAGCCGGAGCTGGCGCGTACCCGTAGCCAGACGACCTTGCAGGCGAACCTGAAACAGCCCCTGGTCAACCTGGCCTTCTGGTACGACCTGGCGGCGGCCCATGCCAGCGTTGCCCAGGCGGCGCTGGAGCTCTCGGACAAAGAGCAGGCACTGGTGCTCAAGACCGCTGAGGCCTACTTCGAGACATTGCGGGCCACCGATGAGCAGGCCGCCTCGCAGGCGGAGGAAATCGCCCTGAAGCAGCAGCTCGATCAGGCCCAGGCGCGTCTGAAGAGCGGCCTGTCGAGTATTACCGACGTGCTCGATGCGCAGTCGGCCCATGACAATGCCCAGGCCAATAGCAAGCTTGCCGAGCGCAAGGTGGAAGATGCGTTCGAGCTGCTGACCCGGCTGACCAATGCCCGCTACCTGAGTATCGAGGGCATACAGCACCAAATGCCAGTGGCGGCGCCGGTTCCGGCGGACGCACAATCCTGGGTCGACGCGGCCGCCAGGCAGAACCTGGCGCTGCTGGCGAGCAACTTTGCCGTTCAGGCCGCGCAAGAGCGCATCAGTCAGCAACGTGCTGGCCATGCGCCGACACTGGACGCCGTAGCCTCCTACCGTCGAGGCGACAATGACAGTTTCGGCTACAGCAACCCGAGTGACTTCGGCCGGGACGGTTACCGCAGCCCTGTCGCCCAGGGCTCCATCGGCCTGGAAGTGACCTTGCCGCTCTATAGCGGTGGGCGTGTCAGTTCACGGGTGCGTGAATCCTATGACCGGCTGGTAGAGAGCGAGGAAGTGCGTGAAGGTCGCCGTAGGGAGGTGGTCTTCAATACCCGCAACTTCTATCGCGCAGTCAATTCCGACATTGAACAGATCAGCGCGCGACGCCAGACCATCCTTTCCAGCCAGGGCTCGCTGCGTGCCTCCAAGGCCGGGGCCGACCTCGGCACCCGCAACACCGTCGACGTACTCAACGCCCAGCGGCAGTTGTACCGCTCGGTGCGCGACTACAACAACGCCCGCTACGACTACATCCTCAACACCTTGCGACTGCAGCAGGTGGCGGGGACGCTCAGTGAACGCGACCTGATCCTGCTGTCTGGCTACCTGAAAACCGACTACCAGCCGAGCCGGGATTTTCTTCCGCCCGAGCTGCGCGCACGTGAGCATTCAGGGTAA
- a CDS encoding type I secretion system permease/ATPase, with product MQDPLASLQSSPVDTGLACFAMLARYHNVAVSPEQLAHEHLAEGKAFATAEILLAARQCKLKAKAIRTRIDRLEQTPLPAIARARDGSFFIVARVEKSKALIHDPLSQRPESIDLTALDERWGGEMILLRSQASQADEMSRFDFTWFIPAIVKYRKLLGEVLLVSLVLQIFALLTPLFFQVVMDKVLVHHGLTTLDVIAIGLLGIMVFETVLSGLRSYVFAHTASRIDVELGARLFRHLIMLPLSYFQARRVGDSVARVRELENIRNFLTGNAITLLLDVLFSVVFIAVMLFYSGWLTLVVLVSLPLYVLVSVLITPLLRARLNESFARGAENQAFLVETVNGIDTLKSMAVEPQITRKWDNQLAAYVSAGFKTQTLSTIANESVSLIGKLVTVATLWLGARLVIDGQLSVGQLIAFNMLAGRVAQPIMRLAQLWTNFQQTGVSVQRLGDILNTRSEIAQATRSALPPLQGNIEFDQVQFRYRPDGSEVLRGVSLKIQAGTVIGIVGRSGSGKSTLTRLLQRLFVPERGRVLVDGMDLALADVASLRRQIGVVLQDNMLFNRSIRENIALADPGAPLEAVMRSARLAGAHEFILELPEGYDTMVGEHGASLSGGQRQRIAIARALMGNPRILIFDEATSALDYESERIIQQNMQAICKGRTVIIIAHRLSAVRDAHSIVVMDRGQIVEQGTHAELVMRDSGHYAHLHRLQQG from the coding sequence ATGCAAGATCCCCTGGCCTCCCTCCAGTCTTCTCCCGTGGACACCGGGCTTGCCTGCTTTGCGATGCTGGCGCGTTATCACAACGTGGCGGTATCACCGGAGCAGTTGGCTCACGAGCACCTGGCTGAAGGCAAGGCCTTCGCCACAGCCGAGATCCTCCTGGCTGCACGCCAGTGCAAACTCAAGGCCAAGGCGATTCGCACGCGCATCGACCGGCTTGAGCAGACGCCCTTGCCGGCAATCGCCCGCGCCCGTGACGGCAGCTTCTTCATTGTTGCCCGGGTGGAAAAGAGCAAAGCGCTGATCCATGACCCGCTCAGCCAGCGGCCTGAAAGCATCGATCTGACTGCCCTGGACGAACGCTGGGGCGGTGAGATGATTCTGTTGCGCTCGCAGGCCTCGCAGGCCGACGAGATGTCGCGGTTCGATTTCACCTGGTTCATTCCGGCCATCGTCAAGTACCGCAAACTGCTTGGCGAGGTTCTGCTGGTCTCGCTGGTATTGCAGATATTCGCCCTGCTGACGCCGCTGTTCTTCCAGGTCGTGATGGACAAGGTGCTGGTGCACCATGGCCTGACCACCCTGGATGTGATCGCCATCGGCCTGCTCGGCATCATGGTGTTCGAGACCGTGCTCAGCGGCCTGCGCAGTTATGTATTCGCCCATACCGCCAGCCGTATCGATGTCGAGCTGGGGGCGCGGCTGTTCCGCCACCTGATCATGCTGCCGCTGTCCTACTTCCAGGCGCGCCGGGTCGGCGACTCGGTAGCCCGGGTGCGGGAGCTGGAGAACATCCGCAACTTTCTCACCGGCAATGCCATCACCTTGTTGCTGGATGTACTGTTCTCGGTGGTGTTCATCGCGGTGATGCTGTTCTACAGCGGCTGGCTGACCCTGGTGGTGCTGGTGTCCTTGCCGCTGTATGTCCTGGTGTCGGTGTTGATCACCCCCTTGCTGCGTGCGCGGCTGAACGAAAGCTTCGCCCGCGGGGCGGAGAACCAGGCGTTCCTGGTGGAGACGGTCAATGGCATCGACACCTTGAAGTCGATGGCGGTCGAGCCGCAGATCACCCGCAAATGGGATAACCAGTTGGCCGCTTACGTCAGCGCCGGCTTCAAGACGCAAACCTTGTCGACCATCGCCAATGAAAGCGTCTCGCTGATCGGCAAACTGGTGACCGTCGCCACCTTGTGGCTGGGTGCACGCCTGGTGATCGATGGCCAGCTCAGCGTTGGCCAGCTGATTGCTTTCAACATGCTGGCCGGGCGCGTGGCACAGCCGATCATGCGCCTGGCCCAGTTGTGGACCAACTTCCAGCAGACCGGGGTGTCGGTCCAGCGCCTGGGCGACATTCTCAACACCCGCAGCGAAATCGCCCAAGCCACCCGCAGTGCGTTACCCCCGCTGCAAGGCAACATCGAGTTCGACCAGGTGCAGTTCCGCTATCGTCCGGATGGCTCGGAAGTCCTGCGTGGCGTCAGCCTGAAGATCCAGGCCGGCACGGTTATCGGCATCGTCGGCCGCTCCGGTTCGGGCAAGAGCACCTTGACCCGGCTGCTGCAGAGGCTGTTCGTGCCCGAGCGTGGCCGCGTGCTGGTCGACGGCATGGACCTGGCCCTGGCCGATGTCGCGTCGCTGCGTCGGCAGATCGGCGTGGTGCTGCAGGACAACATGCTGTTCAACCGCAGCATTCGCGAAAACATCGCCCTGGCCGACCCTGGAGCGCCACTGGAAGCGGTCATGCGCTCGGCCCGGCTGGCGGGGGCCCACGAGTTCATTCTCGAGCTGCCGGAAGGTTACGACACCATGGTCGGCGAGCATGGTGCCTCGCTCTCGGGTGGCCAGCGCCAGCGTATCGCGATCGCCCGGGCGCTGATGGGCAACCCGCGGATCCTGATCTTCGACGAAGCCACCAGCGCCCTGGACTATGAGTCCGAGCGCATCATTCAACAGAACATGCAGGCGATCTGCAAAGGACGCACGGTGATCATCATTGCCCATCGGCTGTCCGCCGTGCGCGATGCCCACAGCATCGTTGTCATGGACCGCGGCCAGATTGTCGAGCAGGGCACTCATGCTGAGCTAGTGATGCGCGACAGTGGGCATTACGCGCATTTGCACCGCCTGCAACAGGGATAA
- a CDS encoding HlyD family type I secretion periplasmic adaptor subunit, whose protein sequence is MSRLSAGHALLQRYAVAWREAWGRRREMDSPARLDHEVEFLPAALAVQDQPVHPAPRYIQWGILLFAVLALVWACVGEIEVVATARGKVVASGKSKTIQPSEVAVVRSIRVYDGQQVKAGDVLVELDTSMTGADVKRLQVDWLAAEVDAARAGAMLESIQTGREPTLVLQSVGATEHQQSEARHWLLGQYLEMRSALEQVDAEIEQRAAEIQSARAMIASLQKTLPISRRLADDYQELLQQQYVPRHAYLEKQQALLDQERDLAVQNARLVEVQASRREAERRRQGILAQNRRAMLDLQQQSLQKAAALKQELNKAEQRDQLMSLTAPVDGTVQQLAIHTVGGVVTAAQPLMVVVPADQPVEVEAMLENKDVGFVRPGQAVTVKVETFTFTKYGTVDGEVLSVSSDAIEDEKRGLIYSSRIRLLRDDIVVKDQRIRLSPGMSVTAEVKTEKRKVIDYFLSPLQQYVDESLRER, encoded by the coding sequence ATGAGTCGACTATCCGCGGGACACGCACTCCTGCAGCGCTATGCTGTGGCCTGGCGAGAGGCCTGGGGCCGCCGCCGGGAGATGGACAGCCCGGCACGCCTGGACCATGAGGTCGAGTTCCTGCCGGCGGCGCTGGCGGTGCAGGATCAACCGGTGCACCCGGCGCCACGCTATATCCAGTGGGGGATTCTGCTGTTCGCGGTGCTGGCGCTGGTCTGGGCCTGTGTCGGCGAGATCGAGGTCGTCGCGACGGCCCGGGGCAAGGTGGTCGCCAGTGGCAAGAGCAAGACCATCCAGCCCAGCGAAGTGGCAGTGGTGCGCTCGATCCGGGTCTATGACGGGCAGCAGGTCAAGGCTGGGGATGTGCTGGTGGAGCTCGATACCAGCATGACCGGGGCGGACGTCAAGCGCCTGCAGGTCGACTGGCTGGCCGCCGAAGTCGATGCGGCCAGGGCCGGTGCCATGCTCGAGTCGATCCAGACGGGCCGTGAGCCCACCCTGGTGCTGCAGTCGGTCGGCGCAACCGAGCACCAGCAAAGCGAAGCCCGGCACTGGTTGCTGGGCCAGTACCTGGAGATGCGCAGCGCATTGGAGCAAGTCGATGCCGAGATCGAACAGCGCGCCGCAGAAATCCAGTCGGCCAGGGCAATGATCGCGTCCTTGCAGAAAACCTTGCCCATCAGCCGGCGCCTGGCGGATGACTACCAGGAGCTGTTGCAGCAGCAATACGTACCCCGTCATGCCTACCTGGAGAAGCAGCAGGCGCTACTGGACCAGGAGCGTGACCTGGCGGTACAGAATGCGCGGCTGGTTGAAGTGCAGGCGTCCAGGCGTGAGGCCGAACGGCGACGGCAGGGCATCTTGGCGCAGAACCGCCGGGCCATGCTCGACCTGCAACAGCAATCGCTGCAGAAGGCTGCGGCCTTGAAGCAGGAACTGAACAAGGCCGAGCAGCGCGACCAGTTGATGAGCCTGACCGCGCCGGTGGACGGTACGGTACAACAGTTGGCCATTCACACCGTCGGCGGCGTGGTGACCGCAGCCCAGCCGCTGATGGTCGTCGTACCCGCCGATCAGCCGGTGGAGGTGGAGGCAATGCTGGAGAACAAGGACGTTGGCTTCGTCCGCCCGGGGCAGGCGGTGACGGTCAAGGTCGAGACCTTCACCTTCACCAAGTACGGGACGGTTGATGGTGAAGTGCTCAGCGTCTCCAGCGATGCCATCGAGGACGAGAAGCGCGGCCTGATCTACAGCAGCCGCATTCGCCTGCTGCGCGACGACATCGTGGTCAAGGACCAGCGAATTCGCTTGTCGCCGGGCATGTCGGTGACGGCGGAAGTGAAGACTGAAAAACGCAAAGTCATCGATTATTTCCTCAGCCCCTTGCAGCAGTATGTGGATGAGAGTCTGCGCGAGCGTTAA
- a CDS encoding calcium-binding protein — translation MGGDDKLYGLSGNDLLDGGAGRDTLFGGAGNDVLDGGADNDYLYGEAGNDTYLFYRGMGQDWISDYDNAAGNLDVIKVAAGIAPAEVSLRRSESDLYVGIKGSTEQFTVSGWFSNPSNLVEQIRFDNGTVWDAGYIRSATRGSASELADELFGDEQNNTLSGGGGDDLLVGLAGDDQLFGGAGNDRLVGGAGADRLEGGQGNDRLEGGGGADTYLFGRGDGQDVIENFDTELATDVLQFGAGISANQLWLRKDGHNLEVSVIGTGDKVTIDKWSFWGSGNFQTAQRIDEFRTADGRVLLEGQVDQLVAAMAAFAPPAPGQTSLPQAYQDALAPVIAASWK, via the coding sequence TTGGGTGGGGACGACAAGCTCTACGGCCTGTCGGGCAACGACCTGCTCGATGGCGGTGCCGGGCGCGATACGTTGTTCGGCGGTGCCGGCAACGATGTGCTCGACGGCGGTGCAGACAACGACTATCTGTATGGCGAAGCCGGCAACGATACCTACCTGTTCTATCGCGGCATGGGCCAGGACTGGATCAGCGACTACGACAACGCGGCCGGTAACCTCGACGTCATCAAGGTGGCTGCCGGCATTGCGCCGGCTGAGGTGAGCCTGCGGCGTAGCGAGTCCGACCTGTATGTCGGCATCAAGGGCAGTACCGAGCAGTTCACGGTGTCGGGCTGGTTCTCCAACCCGAGCAACCTGGTCGAGCAGATTCGTTTCGACAATGGCACGGTCTGGGATGCCGGTTACATTCGCAGTGCAACCCGTGGCAGCGCCAGCGAGCTGGCCGATGAGCTGTTCGGCGATGAGCAGAACAACACGCTGAGCGGCGGTGGGGGCGATGATCTGCTCGTCGGCCTGGCCGGTGACGATCAGTTGTTCGGAGGGGCGGGCAACGACCGTCTGGTGGGTGGTGCCGGTGCCGATCGTCTTGAGGGCGGGCAAGGCAATGATCGCCTCGAGGGCGGGGGCGGTGCCGACACCTATCTGTTCGGCCGCGGCGACGGCCAGGATGTCATCGAAAACTTCGACACCGAGCTTGCCACCGACGTGTTGCAGTTTGGCGCAGGCATCTCTGCCAACCAGCTGTGGTTGCGCAAGGATGGCCATAACCTGGAAGTCAGCGTGATTGGCACCGGCGACAAGGTGACGATCGACAAGTGGTCGTTCTGGGGCTCGGGCAACTTCCAGACGGCCCAGCGCATTGATGAGTTCCGCACGGCGGACGGTCGTGTTCTGCTCGAAGGCCAGGTCGATCAACTGGTGGCTGCAATGGCTGCTTTCGCGCCACCTGCGCCAGGCCAGACCTCGCTGCCACAGGCTTACCAGGATGCCCTGGCGCCGGTGATCGCGGCTAGCTGGAAGTAA
- a CDS encoding RNA polymerase sigma factor: protein MAESDLKRLFLKHAKTLQGLLTRKVRDPQLAADLVQESFLRLAEQQGRERIDNTPAYLYRTAHNLMIDHVRQQRRRKTDSVPHEALETIVEDSPGLDESAATEQHMRRLRRALADLPPRTQQVFRLNRLEGMTHAEVARALDISDSSVQKHLAKALAYVMQCLQEPG from the coding sequence GTGGCGGAGTCCGACCTCAAGCGGCTGTTCCTCAAGCACGCCAAAACCTTGCAGGGATTGCTGACGCGCAAGGTCCGTGACCCGCAGCTGGCCGCTGACCTGGTGCAGGAAAGCTTCCTGCGCCTGGCCGAGCAACAGGGCCGTGAACGCATCGACAACACCCCGGCCTACCTCTACCGCACTGCGCATAACCTGATGATCGACCATGTCCGTCAGCAACGGCGGCGCAAAACCGACTCGGTACCGCACGAAGCACTGGAAACCATTGTCGAAGACAGCCCAGGCCTGGATGAAAGTGCTGCCACCGAACAGCACATGCGTCGCCTGCGCCGGGCGTTGGCTGATTTGCCGCCGCGAACCCAGCAAGTGTTCCGTCTCAATCGTCTTGAGGGCATGACCCACGCCGAAGTGGCGCGGGCGCTGGACATTTCTGACAGCTCAGTACAGAAGCATCTGGCCAAGGCCTTGGCCTATGTGATGCA